A window of Gemmatimonas sp. genomic DNA:
GCTGGGGGGTGGTTAACAGCACGGAGCCCGCCGGTGTTTTACCCGGGGACAGAGCCTTTTACCCCCCGGTTACAACGACTCTGACCCCTTGAAACTGCTCTTTCCTGCCCCCTGATACCCTCCCCCCCTGCTTCCTAGGGAGTTTGCCGTTGCTCGTTGTCAGTTGCGCGCCGAGGCTAGACCGCGTTCACGAACGCGCACCCTGCTTCTTCCGCCATCACGTTCGCAAAAATGCCTGACGGCTGCAGAATCACGCCCGGAATCAGGAATGACTTGGCTTTATCGCGTGCGTCGGTTGGATTGAGCTTGTCCTGCTTCGCCACCGTGGACACGATCTGATTGAACGCCATGCCGCAGCCGAGCACGATGGCGCCGTTGGCCATCTGTTTGTCGAGCAATAGTGCGCTGAACGAGTTCTGCATGTCGGTGCTGGCATTCGACAGCATGGGGTTCGACATCGCCCACTTCTTGCCCTTTTCGTCCTTCACCTTGAGCTCCTTGCCCACGCCGTAGGTGGCCCAGAACTCGCTGTTCATGGCCAATGGAATCGCGGCGTGGCGAATCACGATCACCGTGCTCAGGTCGCCCGGTGCGAGCTTCAGCACCTCGGTGTACTGTCGTCCCCAGATGCCCGCGCGGAAGATGCCGACGCCGTCGCGAATTTCCGGCACGTCGAACATCGCCTTGTGCTTGCCGGTGACCCGCTTCGTCCAGCTGGTATCCCACGTTTCGGCACGCGCCTGTTCCCACGACTCCAGTTCTTCGGCCACGGTGTTCAGCGGCAGGGACGTCGGTGCATCGGCGTGAAGCACCGAGGATGCTGCGGCCAGCGCGGCCGCGCTGAGTCCGGCCGTTTTAAGGAAAATGCGACGGTCGCTGCTCATGGAGGAGTATGTAAGGAAAGAAGGGTGGGGAAACATTGTGTAAACGATTTGGGTACCTCGCGCTGTCTGCATGATGGTGTCGGGACGACCGAAAGTCACGGCGCTGCAGCTCGTCCCACTCCCTTTCCCCCCTCCCAATGCAAGTGCGCTCCAAGTTGCTGTTGTGCCTGCTCCTCGCGATTGCCCCCGGAGCAGCAATGGCGCAGCCCGTCGTGCCAACCACGCCGGCCTCGCCGGCCGCCAGCCCCGATACCTCGCAGGCCGCCGCCGTTCGGGTGTACCTCGACTGCCAGAGCAGTCGCTGCGACTACGATTTCTTCCGCGATCAGATGCGCTGGGTAAACTTCGTCCGCGATCGGCTGGTCTCGGACGTGCTGTTGCTGGTCACCTCGCTGCGTACCGGCTCTGGTGGGTCGGAGTACACCATTGCGGCCATCGGGCAGTCCGCCAACCGGGGGCGCGCCGACACGGCGGTGGTGTTCGTGGCTCCGAACGATGCCGACGATGTGGTGCGTCGACAGCTGGCGCGCACCTTTTCGCTGCTGCTTGCGCCCTACGCGGCGCGGACTCCGCTCGCGTCGCGACTCACGCTGAGCTATGCCGCACCCAGCACCGCAGCGGCCAGTCCCAAGTCGGTGAAGGACCCCTGGAATTTCTGGGTGTACCGCGCGTCCGTGAACGGATTCGGCAATGGCGAGAAGCGGCAATCGTTCGTAAATGGCTTCTCCACGATCAGCGCCAATCGTGTTACGCAGTCGCTGAAGGTGAATCTCGGCGCCAATCTGGGATACGATCAGAGTCGCTTCGAGCTCGGTGACGGTACGAAGTTCACGAATATTCAGCGCAACTACGGCGGCAACGCGTTGCTCGTGAAGAGCATCAGCGATCACCTCTCGGCGGGTATTACCGCCAGCTCGCAGTTCTCCGACTACAGCAACTACGATCTCAACCTGCGGGTCACACCGGCGGTCGAGTACAACCTGTTTCCGTACAAGGATTTTACGCGCCGTCAGCTGACCGCGTTCTACGCCATCGGTATCGCGTCGATGCGCTATCAGGAGGTCACGATCTATGATCGCACCACGGAAACGCGTCCGGTACATAATCTCACGGTAGCGTGGAACGCGCGGCAGCCGTGGGGGTCGGTGAACATGTCGTTGTATGGCTCCCAGTATTTGCACAACGTGAGCTACAACAGCTACGGCATCAGTGGATTCACCGACCTGCGCATCGCCAAGGGGCTCGCGATCAACGTGGGCGGCAACTATTCGCGCGTGAACGATCAGCTGTATCTGCGTCGCGGTGCGCTGTCGGACAACCAAGTCATTGCCCGACAGCAGGCGTTGGCGACGAACTACCGATTTTTCGTCCAGCTGGGTATGAGCTATACGTTCGGCTCCATTTACAACACGGTCGTCAATCCGCGCTTCAACGGACGCGGCGGCCAGCAGTTCTAACGAGTCGCGTCCAGCGCCCACTTGACGCGCGTGTACGCGAGGCAAAAGCCATTGCGCTCGGCATTGCGTTGCGACGCACTGCCGGGCAGCGCACCCATGACGGCCAGATCGCAGCCCTGTTCACGCGCGAACGCCAGCCGCGCCGACAGCAGGGCGTTCTGCGCACCGCGTCGTCGTGCCGTGGGAACCGTGCTCGCACCGGCGAGTACCGCCACGCCGTCGTGTATGTGCATGCTGCCGGTCGCGATCGGCTCGCCGTGCGACTCGGCGAAGAACGCGTACGTATCGGTCGCGCGGGCGCTCACCTCCCCCATCGCGCGCACGAACGCCACGATCTCCGGCGACTCACCCCATCCGCTGGCCGCCACCGATGCCCAGTGGTCGGCCTCTCCGTCGCGCGCGAGCCGCACCGATACCTCGGCGCTTACGGATACGCTCGCGGCTTCGATGGGCTGATACAACACGCTGGTGAGCTCGATCGGGTGATAGCCGCGCGAGGACAGTAGTGCGAGCACCGAGAGATCGACGACGGGCGACACTTCGTGCATCACCGCGGCGCCGCGCTCTCGGAAGAAGGCTTCGATGGTGTCCAGCAGCGGTGCAGACGCCGTTTCGCTGACCCCAAGCCCGAACGTCTGCGTGAGCGGCGAGCCCACGCCATCGAACAGGGCATAGGTGCCGCCAACGTCGAGGAGCGTGGCGCCCGACGCCGGGTCGACGGCGGCGCGGGATTGCACGAATGCGGCGTTCGCGTGCCCCTCGGCGCGTTCGATGCGACGGGCGAGGGCGAGATCGGCAAACGGAAAGGTGTGGCGCATGAGTCTATATTTCAGGAATGGTGTCCGCTTCGCTACTCCAGTCGCTCGATCCCCCTGCGGATTTCGCCGGCCGCTTCGTCGGGTCCGGCGTGCCGAAGGGCCAGGTGATGATCATCGCCCTTGCTGGCCTCTACATCCTGCCCGCCATGCTGGCCTGGAAGCGTGGCAGTTCACGTCGCTGGAAGATTACCGCCATCAACCTGCTGCTGGGATGGACGGTGATCGGTTGGATCGTGGCGATGGTGCTCACGTACGCCTACGAGCCGCCACCAACCGGCGAAGTCGACGAAGCGCACGAGCCCGGCGGCGCGCGTCCCCGCTAACGGCCGTACGTCTGCGCGAGATCGCGTAGGCGCACGGTCAGCGTGGTCGGAAGTTGGTCCCACGTGAAGCGGAAGCTCCAGTTGCCCGACTGACGACCGGGGAGATTCATCCGCGTGTCGCTGCCCAGGCCCAGCACATCCTGCAACGGGATGAGCGCCGTATTCGCCACCGACGCGAATGCCGCCCGAATCATGGCCCAGTGGATCTCGTGACCGTCGGTATCGAGATACGAGCGCGCGAACGCCTTCTCCTTCTCGACCGCGTCGGGCTCGCGCGTAGAATCGCCAGCGCCGGATGAATGCCACCACCCGACCGTCGTATCGTTGTCGTGCGTGCCGGTATAGGCCACGAGTTCACGGACATACCGATGCGGAATGAACTCGGACGACGGGCCGTCGAAGGCGAATTGTAGAATCGCCATGCCCGGATACCCGAACTGCAGACGCAGCGCTTCCACCTCGGGCGTGATCAGTCCGAGATTCTCGGCGACGATCGGCATCGGGCCCAGCGCCGAGGTGAGCGCCGTGAAGAGCGCCGCGCCGGGTCCCAGCACCCATCGACCGTTCACGGCCGTGGTGTCTTCAGCGGGCACTTCCCAGAAGGCTTCGAAGCCGCGGAAGTGATCAAGACGCACCGCGTCGAACAGCGCGAGCGACGCGCGCATCCGCTCGATCCACCAGCGATAGCCATCGCGCGACATGGCATCCCAGTCGTATAGCGGATTACCCCAGAGCTGACCCGTTTCGCTGAAATAGTCGGGCGGCACGCCAGCCTGCACAATGAGCGTGCCATCGTCGTGCAACTTGAACAGCGACCGATTCGCCCACACATCGGCGGAATCGTGCGCGACGTAAATCGGCACGTCGCCCATGAGCTGGATGCCCTGCGCCGCGCACGCGTGGCGCAGGGCCTGAAATTGTCCGGCGAACACAAACTGCTCTTTGTAGCAGCGTTCGATGCTGGGGCGCAGCTTCTCGCGCCAGCTGCGCAACGCGTCCGGGTCACGGTGCGCGGCACCGTGCTCCCACGCGGTCCATGCCGCGCCGTCATGCGCCTGTTTGAGCGCCATGAACAGTGCGAA
This region includes:
- a CDS encoding superinfection immunity protein, translated to MVSASLLQSLDPPADFAGRFVGSGVPKGQVMIIALAGLYILPAMLAWKRGSSRRWKITAINLLLGWTVIGWIVAMVLTYAYEPPPTGEVDEAHEPGGARPR
- a CDS encoding GNAT family N-acetyltransferase; this translates as MRHTFPFADLALARRIERAEGHANAAFVQSRAAVDPASGATLLDVGGTYALFDGVGSPLTQTFGLGVSETASAPLLDTIEAFFRERGAAVMHEVSPVVDLSVLALLSSRGYHPIELTSVLYQPIEAASVSVSAEVSVRLARDGEADHWASVAASGWGESPEIVAFVRAMGEVSARATDTYAFFAESHGEPIATGSMHIHDGVAVLAGASTVPTARRRGAQNALLSARLAFAREQGCDLAVMGALPGSASQRNAERNGFCLAYTRVKWALDATR
- the malQ gene encoding 4-alpha-glucanotransferase encodes the protein MQFPRAAGILLHPTSLPSPGGIGDMGPDAFRFIRWLADAGMKIWQVLPLGPTGYGDSPYQCFSSFAGNPLLIHVPEQARAHFGHDMEPNSAHVCDFGTVIPAKRALLDAWLATMPYDDLVRRFVREQESWLPDFALFMALKQAHDGAAWTAWEHGAAHRDPDALRSWREKLRPSIERCYKEQFVFAGQFQALRHACAAQGIQLMGDVPIYVAHDSADVWANRSLFKLHDDGTLIVQAGVPPDYFSETGQLWGNPLYDWDAMSRDGYRWWIERMRASLALFDAVRLDHFRGFEAFWEVPAEDTTAVNGRWVLGPGAALFTALTSALGPMPIVAENLGLITPEVEALRLQFGYPGMAILQFAFDGPSSEFIPHRYVRELVAYTGTHDNDTTVGWWHSSGAGDSTREPDAVEKEKAFARSYLDTDGHEIHWAMIRAAFASVANTALIPLQDVLGLGSDTRMNLPGRQSGNWSFRFTWDQLPTTLTVRLRDLAQTYGR